A window of [Clostridium] innocuum genomic DNA:
CCGTAAGCGATCGTTACGGTAGCATCTTCCTTGGTTCCGTCTGCGTAGGTTACTTCCACGGTCACGGTCTGGTCTGCACCATCTGCAGTAGGAGTAGGAATCTCACCTTTGATCGCTTTGGATTTCACTTTCTCTGCTGGTGCCGGAGCCTCTTGCCCATCCTTGGTTTCTGTTACTGTGACTTTGTCCAGAATGGCAGCCTCTTCCGCTTTCTTTCCGTAGTCCTGGTTCAGCGTGCCACCCTTTGCATTGTATTTGTCCGCATCTGTTGCCGGATCAACGACATTGACTGTAACTTCCACTTCTTCTTTGCTTCCATCTGGATAGGTTACTACAATCGTTCCTGTGGTTTCTCCCGGTGTATCCGTGTCCACTGGTGTCTTCCAATCATACGTTGTTCCTTCCGGAAGATCGTCTTTGTTCTTGATTCCGGCTTCTGCGCTTGGGTCTTCGCCTTTATTGACATCCACCTTCTGTCCTTCCGGAACATAGGCATCCTTTGCTTCCCCGTAAGCGATCGTTACGGTAGCATCTTCCTTGGTTCCGTCTGCGTAGGTTACTTCCACGGTCACGGTCTGGTCTGCACCATCTGCAGTAGGAGTAGGAATCTCACCTTTGATCGCTTTGGATTTCACTTTCTCTGCTGGTGCCGGAGCCTCTTGCCCATCCTTGGTTTCTGTTACTGTGACTTTGTCCAAAATTGCAGCCTCTTCCGCTTTCTTTCCGTAGTCCTGGTTCAGCGTACCACCCTTTGCATTGTATTTGTCCGCATCTGTTGCCGGATCAACGACATTGACTGTAACTTCCACTTCTTCTTTGCTTCCATCTGGATAGGTTACTACAATCGTTCCTGTGGTTTCTCCCGGTGTATCCGTGTCCACTGGTGTCTTCCAATCATACGTTGTTCCTTCCGGAAGATCGTCTTTGTTCTTGATTCCGGCTTCTGCGCTTGGGTCTTCGCCTTTATTGACATCCACCTTCTGTCCTTCCGGAACATAGGCATCCTTTGCTTCCCCGTAAGCGATCGTTACGGTAGCATCTTCCTTGGTTCCGTCTGCGTAGGTTACTTCCACGGTCACGGTCTGGTCTGCACCATCTGCAGTAGGAGTAGGAATCTCACCTTTGATCACTTTGGTTTTCACTTTCTCTGCTGGTGTCGGAGCCTCTTGCCCATCCTTGGTTTCTGTTACTGTGACTTTGTCCAAAATTGCAGCCTCTTCCGCTTTCTTTCCGTAGTCCTGGTTCAGCGTACCACCCTTTACATTGTATTTGTCCGCATCTGGTGTAGTGAATGTAAATGGGTCTCCCATAATGGGATTGTCTGCATTTGGACTATATGCAACCAGAACAACCTCTGTACCATCTGGCACTACGTTTGCGTTAACATCCAAAGAGAAATTTCCGGCTACCAGATCCTTATATGGAATCTTGACTGTACCATATTCATCAGTGGTGTATGTTTTCGTATTTTTATCATAGCCTTGAAGCTTGACGATTACATTTCCAGCATTTTCATTTGTGATTTGGATCAGTCTTGCCGGGTCTGCTGGATCAGCAATCAATGTCTTTGGAACAGTTCCTTCGATCGTTGTCTTTTTAGTGGAATCGAATGTTGTCGTTGTAGTAGTTGGTTTTGATACTAGATAATCGGCAGCGTTGTTTGGTTCTGTCAGATCTATCATAAATTCCTGTCCATCAGGTACACCATCACCATCTGTATCTACCTTAGTAGTATCGGTACCAATCTTCCATTCAACAAAATCAAATAGACCATCTTTGTCCGTATCATTCGCATCCAGATAAGCATTTGCATACGAATTATTCAACTGCTTTGGAGCATCTCCATTATCATTTGTTGATACACCTTGTTTAGTGTTCAGATAGTCTGCTTCCATCCAGCTATCAAATAAGAAGGATTGTTGATTTTTCTTAATATATTCATTAGCTGCTCTTGCAAAATCGGAAAGAGTTACGCTATCTTTTAGTTTATAGGAAATCGTATAGCTACGGCTTTGTCCAAGCGTTCCAAAAAAGATTCGGTCGATATTCTTTCTTGCTGCATCTAACTGCGCCTTTGTATCATTGCCGATGATGCTTAGTTCTGGAACCTGGCTTGTGTCCACTAAGCCTTGGTCGTTAATTGGAACCGTGAATTCTTCATGATTTTTGTTAATCTTTACGCCATCCAGATCAGAGCAATATATTTTAATATTATCTGTATCAATATATGGAAGCAACTCTGGTGCTATCTGTTCTTTCACATACACAACCCAGCTATAATCTGTCTGTAGGAAATTCTCATCAGGTTTGAAGGTGTGTATAGAACGAATGGTCATATCATCAATATTAAATTTAATTCTTTGATTCGCTTTACCTTTTGTAAACCCTGATTCCTTTTCATTCTCATTCTTCTTATTATTCAGCAAGATATAACCATTAGAAATACTGTTCGAGGCTATAGCTCCTTTATTGGTCGTCAAAACGGAATTAAATCCAATTGGAGTATCTTGTAAATTAAGACTTTCCAATGTCTGTCCATTTTTCAGCGTGATTTTAACAGGCTGGTTACGTGATAAACCTATCAAAGCATAGTTAGGCAGCTTTGTAACTGGCAGAGACCACATTGCGCCATCGTTATGCTTTTCCAGACTAATATCAGCTAAAATAACTTTATCGATCTGTTTATAAAAGGTATTGTTGGTAAAACTCAAAAGATATTTCCCAGCATATTTGTTCGCAGGGTCTGTCCCCCATCCTGCGCTTCCACTAAACCAATATGTAAATGTCATAGATAAACTGTCGTCATCCTCAACTTTATTGAAAACAGTAGAGCTATAACGTAGGTTGGCATTGTTATCAATTCCGGTTGCCGTATAATGTGTTGTAGTATCCAGTCCTCTATTTTCCTGTGCATAGACGGTACCCAAAGACGGCACCATCAACATGACGCCCAGTAATACAGAGCACACGCCAATACTCAATTTTCGTATCGCCCATCTTTGCTGTCTTTTTGCACAGGAAAGAAAACTCGGCTTATTTTTCTCCATAAACGATTTCTCCTTTCTTTTCGTTTCTTTCTAAAATAATTAGAACCAGTTTGGTACCCTCATATTTCCCTTCATTCCATTTCTAGAAGCTCCTGTATGCTTGTTGATAGCAGCATGTGATCCAGATACGACTGTATCTTTTCATAAAAATGACGGACCTGGCAAAAGGAACCGGCATCTCGACTGCAGTAGCGGTCTTTTTCAAGGCACCGGTTGATCTGCATGGTCGTCTCCATTGCTCGAATCACATCATAGATGGGGATGTCTCTTGGATGCTTTACGAGTCGAAAACCGCCATCGATACCAGTAACTGCTTCCAGGATCTGTGCTTCTTTCAAGATACTGGCAACTTTTAAAACATAGCCCTGTGGAATATGCAGCTGTTCCGATAATTCCTTTGACTGAACAAGCTGCCTTTTTTTCGCAAGATAGA
This region includes:
- a CDS encoding YSIRK-type signal peptide-containing protein (The YSIRK form of extended signal peptide directs nascent proteins to the cross-wall site, while signal peptides lacking YSIRK direct proteins instead to the cell pole. A large fraction of YSIRK proteins are surface proteins anchored by sortase-mediated processing of a C-terminal LPXTG motif.); its protein translation is MEKNKPSFLSCAKRQQRWAIRKLSIGVCSVLLGVMLMVPSLGTVYAQENRGLDTTTHYTATGIDNNANLRYSSTVFNKVEDDDSLSMTFTYWFSGSAGWGTDPANKYAGKYLLSFTNNTFYKQIDKVILADISLEKHNDGAMWSLPVTKLPNYALIGLSRNQPVKITLKNGQTLESLNLQDTPIGFNSVLTTNKGAIASNSISNGYILLNNKKNENEKESGFTKGKANQRIKFNIDDMTIRSIHTFKPDENFLQTDYSWVVYVKEQIAPELLPYIDTDNIKIYCSDLDGVKINKNHEEFTVPINDQGLVDTSQVPELSIIGNDTKAQLDAARKNIDRIFFGTLGQSRSYTISYKLKDSVTLSDFARAANEYIKKNQQSFLFDSWMEADYLNTKQGVSTNDNGDAPKQLNNSYANAYLDANDTDKDGLFDFVEWKIGTDTTKVDTDGDGVPDGQEFMIDLTEPNNAADYLVSKPTTTTTTFDSTKKTTIEGTVPKTLIADPADPARLIQITNENAGNVIVKLQGYDKNTKTYTTDEYGTVKIPYKDLVAGNFSLDVNANVVPDGTEVVLVAYSPNADNPIMGDPFTFTTPDADKYNVKGGTLNQDYGKKAEEAAILDKVTVTETKDGQEAPTPAEKVKTKVIKGEIPTPTADGADQTVTVEVTYADGTKEDATVTIAYGEAKDAYVPEGQKVDVNKGEDPSAEAGIKNKDDLPEGTTYDWKTPVDTDTPGETTGTIVVTYPDGSKEEVEVTVNVVDPATDADKYNAKGGTLNQDYGKKAEEAAILDKVTVTETKDGQEAPAPAEKVKSKAIKGEIPTPTADGADQTVTVEVTYADGTKEDATVTIAYGEAKDAYVPEGQKVDVNKGEDPSAEAGIKNKDDLPEGTTYDWKTPVDTDTPGETTGTIVVTYPDGSKEEVEVTVNVVDPATDADKYNAKGGTLNQDYGKKAEEAAILDKVTVTETKDGQEAPAPAEKVKSKAIKGEIPTPTADGADQTVTVEVTYADGTKEDATVTIAYGEAKDAYVPEGQKVDVNKGEDPSAEAGIKNKDDLPEGTMYDWKTPVDTDTPGETIGTIVVTYPDGSKEEVEVTVNVVDTTPQATDTELYTAQGGVVNKPYGQTATNDEVIGVVTTDAPAEKIQSIVAVDAIPTTGQNQPVNVKVTYVDGTNDTVIVTVNYGLATDAYDPAGQAITVDKGSQPNAADGIANKADLPANTTYGWAAPVDTSTPGTTSGTIVVTYPDGSTDQVTVDVIVNENATNTELYTAQGGVVNKPYGQTATNDEVIGVVTTDAPAEKIQSIVAVDAIPTTGQNQPVNVKVTYADGSNDTVIVTVNYGLATDAYDPAGQAITVDKGSQPNAADGIANKADLPANTTYGWTAPVDTSTPGTTSGTVVVTYPDGSTDQVTVDVIVNDNRTDAEKYTPEGQEVNVNKGETPNPEDGIRNKDDLPEDTKYEWKTPVNTDKPGETPGIIVVTYPDGTTEEVEVKVNVTDPRTDADKYDPETKPEIIKPGENPDLTDNVTNLDDLPEGTQIKDITPEGTIDPNKPGEYEGTLEIQYPDGSKETVTVKVTVEKPASTVTPVNNQQNTQTNKVTKVTTSGPKTGDFTNLGVHTAAAIGSIATLAGLFFARKRRKVDEEQ
- a CDS encoding Rrf2 family transcriptional regulator, whose translation is MHLKISTDYAVRIVLYLAKKRQLVQSKELSEQLHIPQGYVLKVASILKEAQILEAVTGIDGGFRLVKHPRDIPIYDVIRAMETTMQINRCLEKDRYCSRDAGSFCQVRHFYEKIQSYLDHMLLSTSIQELLEME